CGGCCTTTCGAGCGCGCAAAATATGCCGATCTCGTTCGCCCTTAGGGGTGGCGGGGCCCTGGCGCAGGATTCGGAGCTTCAGGCTGCCGAAAACACCTGGGCCTCCGCCGGGCTCGATATTGGCCTTGGGGCTTCCGGTCTCTTCCCGGACGCCACGTCCTACATATCGTTCGACTGGCTTCGACGTAGCGGAAAATCCGACAACGTCTACATTCTGTGCTTCAACCAGCGGTTCTATGGCGGGATGACCTCGAACGCGGACCAGCGCATCTACCTGATCGGCGGCTTGGGAATGGCCAAGTTCGACATCGGAAGCGTGGACGACAACGTTGTCGCCGGCCGCGCGGGCGTGGGCATGGAGTTCACGAAGTTCTTCTATGGCGAGGCGATCCTGAACCTGAGCGCCAAGGGAGACGGCGGATTCAGGACCAACAGCTTCTGCTTCTACTTCGGCTTTAAGCTGTAGTTCGTTCGATCTTAGGATCGAATGGAACCGGGCGGCAAGGTATACCTTGCCCCCCGGTTTTTCCTTGTGAACTTTAAATCCTGGCGGAGCGGGTGGGATTCGAACCCACGGCCCGGCTCAACACCGAGTACGCGATTTCCAGTCGCGCTCCTTCGACCACTCGGACACCACTCCGCAGAAGCTCATTATGACCCATCGGGCAGGGCCTCGGCACCCTGGTCCAATAGGGCAGAGGCGGCTTCGTCTTGGGCGCGTACGCGAACCGGTACGCCCGCCTTTAGCGCCAGGCCAGCGATCGTTTGCATCGTGCCAGAGGGCCGAATGAACGCGAAGTCGATCCGGTCGCTGAGCGACGCGATCAGCCGGTCCCTCATCCAGTTGTAGGGTCTCCCATACCCCGATTCCGGGCTCGCAGGCGTCGCCACCAGGTCCGTCGTGGGGTCGAACTTGTAGCGCCACAGGCGCGCCGCCGCAAAGGGCTCCTCCGACAAGGTCTCTCCCAGGGCTGGGATGAGCCCCCGATCGAGGCAAAGGATGCGCGGAGAGCCCCACCGGAGGGGAACGACCGCCGCACGCATGTACTCGGCACGGTTGTGGCCAGTCACCAGGATTTCGGAGTTCAGCACCCCGCTTTCGGCCAGTCGTTCGATGCGGTTGAGCGCCTCCGAGTCTCCGTGGTTGGAGCTTAAGACGGAGAACGTTCTGCCCTCAAGGAGCCGCATGTTGCCATAGAAGAATAGCGCCGCAGGCGCATCAGGATCGAAGCGCTCGACGCGCGCCGGATAGTGGGGGTCTACGGCCGTTACCACCTGGACCTTGTACGTTTCCAGCCGTTGAAGGAGGCCAAGTGCGTGGTCCCGAACGCCCGGGGCAGGGTTAGCGATCTTGCGTGCCACCGCTTCGCTTAAACCGAGCTCCTCGCGCAGCGCTGCTACAGAGAGAGTCGTTGCAGAATCCGGCGAAATCCCAAGCAGGTCCATGCGTAGTAGCGCCTTTCGAACCGACCTAGCGCCGACCCCGGGCAGCAGCGACAGATAAAGCGCGTAGCGTCTGCGCGTCCAGGTCATGGCCAACCCGCCGCTGACCTCGCCGCGCCCAACAGGATCGAAACCGCCTTTTCGCCGGAGCGCTGCATCTCGTCCACCACCTCTTCGTGCGAGAGCGCGGCGCCGATTAGGCCGCAGGCGAAATTCGTCGAGACGGCAAGGCACGCGTAAGGAACGCCGGCTTCTTGCATGGCGATGGCCTCGGATGCAGCCGTCATTCCGACCACGTCGCCGCCAAGCTCTCTGTAGAGTGAGACTTCCTTCGGCGTCTCGTAGCGGGGTCCATTGCCGTTCACATATACCCCTCCATCAATTACGTCGATGGAGAGGTCCATTGCGCTCTGCAGCATCGCGCTGCGGGCCCTGGGGTCGAAGGGATGTGAGAAATCGGTATGCCTCACCTCCCGGTCGAAAAGAGTCAAGTTTCGGCCGGTGAGGTCCAAAAAATCGGAACAGACCGAAAAGCTGCCGACAGGCCAATCCGCGCGCAGAGAACCCACTGCAGCGCTGCCAAAACAGGCCCTTGCGCCAAGCGCCTTGATGCCGAGCGCCAACGCTCGGTAGTTCACCAAGTGGGGCGGCGTCGCGTGGCCCGTGGAATGCCGCTGCACCACGGCGATGGTGGCTTTCTCGACCTCGATGAGCTTTCCACGCATGAGCCCAAACGGGGTTGGCACATGAATGGGCGCGCCTGGCCGTTGGGCCAGGCGCGAACCGATTCCTGTTCCACCAATGATCGCAGCGTCGACCCTCATCTTGGCGGATTATAGCTTTGAAACCCGCTCGCCGACGCGCGCCGCTGAATTCGCCGGTAGACTCCTGGCCATGACGCTCAGGGAGGTGCTGCACGCACACATCCCCGTGCTGACTGAGATCAGCACGGTGCGCGACGCCGTCGACAAGATGGACATCTACCAGTTCTCGGCCCTGGCGGTTGTGGATGAGCGCGGCAAGCCCATTGGGGTCGTAACCGAAGGAGACCTATGCCGCAGCGCCTCCAAGCGCGACAGCCTGGCCGACATGATGCAGGAACCTGCATACGTCCATGGGACGGCCGAGCCCGAGGTCGCCTCCGCAGAAATGGAGATCGGCGATGCCTTTCACCGCATGCTGATGAGCGGCCTGACGCTGCTACCCGTCGTGGAGGGAGAGAGGCTTCTGGGCGTGGTGCTGCGCGTGGACCTGATGCAGGCGCTGATGGCCGACAGATCTGGATAGGGGAGGTTGAGAACGGTTTGGCCCAGGCGTCCCGTCTGGGCAGCTTAGGCTCAGGGACTGTAGGAGCCATCTCATAGACCTGCAAGACGCTATCGGAGGAACTGAGGTACAAAGGAACGAAGGGACGCGTAACCGCAGCCCCAGGTCTTTAGCCTGGGACCAGCATTTGTGAGAGAGCTTGTTGTTTCACAAAGCCTATACGGCAGTACTCAACGGTCCTTTCAGGAGTGCCGCGCTTGGCGGCCATCGGGCGCTTCGAAGCAGTCGTCCAGCCTGGGCGGTAGAATTCATACCGATGTCCGAGCGCGTCACAGCCCCGTTGTTCCGTTCGATGAAGGCCTCTGGGCGCAAGATCGTTGTGGTCACGGCCTATGACGCGTGCACCGCCGGCCTCGCCGAGGCCGCCGGAGTCGACGCGATCTTGGTGGGGGACTCCGTCGGAAACGTGGCGTTGGGGATGCCCACGACGCTTCAAATGAGCCTCGAGGCGATGGTCCACCACACGGCTGCTGCGGCGCGAGGTACAAGCCGTTGCCTTTTGATAGCCGACATGCCCTTTGGCTCCTATCAGGCGTCGGATGCGCATGCCGTCGAATCCGCCGTTGCGCTTGTGAAGGCCGGCGCAGAAGCGGTCAAAGTGGAGGGCGCCTACGACGATAGGGTGCGCGCGATTCTGCGCGCGGGAATTCCCGTCATGGGGCACCTCGGGCTCACTCCCCAGAGCATTCACGCGTTTGGCGGCCACAAAGTTCAGGGCAAAGGGGACGATGCGGCGGCCATTTTGAAGGCCGCGCGATCGCTGGAGCAGGCAGGGGTGTTCGGCCTGGTGCTTGAACTCGTGCCTGGACAGTTGGCCGAGGAGGTCACGCGAGCCGTCAGCTGCCCCACCATCGGAATTGGCGCTGGTAAGGAGTGCGACGGCCAGGTTCAGGTTTTCCACGACGTAGTTGGATTGACGCGGCGTACGTACAAGCACGCCCACGCCTTCTGTAAGGGCTGGGACGTCTTCGAATCTGCGCTTCAAGACTACGCGTCTTCAGTTCGCGACGGCCGGTTTCCCGGCCCTGAGAACACATTTTGAAGATCATTCGCCGCCTTGCGGACTATCCAGGTAATTCGGATGGCATTGTGGGGTTTGTGCCCACGATGGGTGCTCTTCACGAAGGGCATTTATCGCTGATGCGAACCGCGCGGTCAGAGTGCGATGTATTGGCCTCGTCCATCTTCGTAAATCCGCTGCAGTTCGGGCCTAGTGAGGACTTCTCCAGATACCCCCGACGAGAGGAGCAAGATTTTGAGCTTGCGCGAAGCGCCGGCGTGGACTTGATGCTTTGCCCCGAGCCTGACGAACTGACGCGCAGCCAGCAGACTACCGTGCATGTGTATGGTGTTTCTGAGCTATTCGAGGGCGCCTTCAGGCCGGGACATTTCGATGGCGTGGCTACGATTGTTGCGAAGCTCTTCAACATCGTTCGCCCCAACGCTGCGTTTTTCGGCGCTAAAGACCTTCAGCAATGTGCTGTCCTTCGAACGATGGTCCAGGATCTGAACTTTGGGATCAAGCTGAGGTTCCTGCCTACGGTCCGGGAATCTGACGGATTGGCGCTTTCCAGCAGGAACGCATACCTCAGCCCGCAGGAAAGGGAGCTTGCGCCACGGCTTTTTGCGACGCTTTGCGGAGTGGCCGAGAGCGCAAAGTCGAACGTCGGGAGCCTTGCTGAAGAGCTTCTTGTCCAAGCCAAGAACAGGCTCGATTCCTACGGCTTTGACGTGGACTACCTTGATGTGGTGGACTGGAATACCATGCGACCCACCAGGGTAGTCGACGAGTCGACGTGGCTCGTCGCAGCGGCGAGGCTCGGGACGACCAGGCTGATCGACTCAAAGTGGGTTTTGGAGCCATAGGGCGTTCCATTTAGCCGTGAAGACACACTTGCAATTACGTTACAGCAAAAAGTAAAGTGTGACTATTGGAGTTTGGAGGTCAGGTTATGTCCAAAACGGTAAAAAGTGTAAAGAATTCGCTCAAGTTCAAAGCAAACGTCAAGAGCGGTTTGCTTTCGGTCAAGGTCGGCATCAAGCGGTATGTGTTGCCGGTGCAAGTTCGCATGTTGAGCAACAGCTCTCACATCTTCCTTTCTTTTGCTGCTTCGTCTGAACTCTACAAGCTAAAGGACAAGCAGTTGGTCGCGATGAAGCCGGACGAAGACGCAACTGATGCGTTTGCCTCCCTGAATCCCGGACGAAAGCGAACGGGTCGCAGACGATCTGCGGGCGTGGAGCTTCCCGCAGCGCTGGCTGAGGCCGCGAAGAAGGTCCCAGCGGGCTATAAGCTCGGTTACGGCCCGGACGGCGAGCTTCGCCTCGTGAAGAAGCGCGTGCGCCGCAAGAAATAACGCCTGCTCACGCCGCCGAGCCAGTGCGGCCGGCTTCGCAGTAGTTTCCTTGGGGCTTCCCGGTGGTTGCACCAATAGGTCCAACTTCAGGAAGCCCCAAAACCTGTTCGCCAGGCGTCTACCTGTCGCCTTAAGTCCGATTGCGTGACACATCGCGGCAGTGATGGCGAAGCCGCGAATGGCGCATAGCATACGATTGAGCGCCCCTTCAGGGCCTATCATCGCACACGCAACGGGTTCCAGGGCTGCGCCATACGCTACCTTCTTTTGGGCCGTTGTGCCCCCAAGAGAGATTCCTGCGATTCACAAGTGGCCTCACAGCGGCCGGCGAGGTGCGCGCAGCTTGCCGGGGCAAGTAGAATCTCCCTTGCGCCGCCGTAGCTCAGAGGTAGAGCACCCGCCTTGTAAGCGGACGGTCGAGAGTTCGATTCTCTCCGGCGGCTCCAGGATTTGGATTTGGCAATGACCGAATCTGTTGTCAAGAACTCTCTGGCTAGTCCTCTCGACCTTTAGCCACAGGATGATCGGCGGTGGCACATTCACCGTATCTATAGCATAGGGTTCAGAGTAACACGCTTCGTAGCCATAGGCTGAAGGTTCGAGTCCTGAGTGGGGCGCCAAAGAGCAGCAAGTTCTGTCAGGCGCTCCAGTGGAGGGGTGAGCTGAGCGGCTACCGTGATTTCTCAGCCGGGCACGCGGTTGCGGGAGCCGTGGGTGAGACTTGCCCTCGGCTCCCGCAACAACGCAGCTCGACGGCTACTGCGCGGTGAGGAACGTTTTCGTCCCTCCCGCAGATACCAGGCTGTAGATGTTGAGCCCAACTTGGAACAACATGCGCTGGTCGTCGAGCGTGAAGCACGGAAGGAACGCACCGTCCGATCCTGGGATCAACTGTGCCGTCGCCGCTCCCCCTGGGTAGGAGACTCGATAGAGCCTCGAAGTGCGGTCAGCCTCTTGAAACGCGGTCACCAGGAAGGTGTCCTCGTTGCTGTTCGCCCATGCGGGCGGACCGTTGATGAAGTGGTCGTTCAAGATGCCGAAGGTGGCCGTTAGGTCGATCGAACCGGTTACTGCAATGCCTCCAGCCCCGTCCTGGCCCACGTCAAAGACCCAAAGGTGGTGGCGGTAGTCCCCGCCCGTGCCGATCGGGAAGGCGACGTTGGCGACGATCTTCGTGGCGGAGGCGGACCAGTCCCCGCCCCAGACGTGGTCTTGAGAGGTAAGGCGCTGCTTTTCTGTGCCGTCCGGGTTGATGACGAAGAGATCGTCCGCTGCGCCCCCCGTGCCCCCGTTCACCTGGTCCGCGAAGAGGATCTTGTATTGGCCGTCAGGCGCGGGTTTTGGCGACCACTTCGGGTTGATCGGCAGGGTTCCGACCGTGGCGATTTTGGTGAGGTTTTTGCCGTTGCTGTCGATCACCCAAAGGCCGGGCGCCCCATCGAGGTAGCTGCCAAACGCGATCTTCGTTCGGTCGGGCGAGAGGCTCGGCCGTGCGGAGTCCGTCACGTTGCGAAGGAGGCGAACCTTGTTGGACACCGTGTTGCCGCTGAGGTTCATGGTCCAAAGATTGCCTTGGCCGTTGTTGGTCCGCTCGATGTAGGCGACGTCGGGCAAGGGTGGTGTGGTCCCTCCGCCCTTTT
The genomic region above belongs to Armatimonadota bacterium and contains:
- a CDS encoding MTAP family purine nucleoside phosphorylase, with product MRVDAAIIGGTGIGSRLAQRPGAPIHVPTPFGLMRGKLIEVEKATIAVVQRHSTGHATPPHLVNYRALALGIKALGARACFGSAAVGSLRADWPVGSFSVCSDFLDLTGRNLTLFDREVRHTDFSHPFDPRARSAMLQSAMDLSIDVIDGGVYVNGNGPRYETPKEVSLYRELGGDVVGMTAASEAIAMQEAGVPYACLAVSTNFACGLIGAALSHEEVVDEMQRSGEKAVSILLGAARSAAGWP
- a CDS encoding CBS domain-containing protein, yielding MTLREVLHAHIPVLTEISTVRDAVDKMDIYQFSALAVVDERGKPIGVVTEGDLCRSASKRDSLADMMQEPAYVHGTAEPEVASAEMEIGDAFHRMLMSGLTLLPVVEGERLLGVVLRVDLMQALMADRSG
- a CDS encoding pantoate--beta-alanine ligase: MGALHEGHLSLMRTARSECDVLASSIFVNPLQFGPSEDFSRYPRREEQDFELARSAGVDLMLCPEPDELTRSQQTTVHVYGVSELFEGAFRPGHFDGVATIVAKLFNIVRPNAAFFGAKDLQQCAVLRTMVQDLNFGIKLRFLPTVRESDGLALSSRNAYLSPQERELAPRLFATLCGVAESAKSNVGSLAEELLVQAKNRLDSYGFDVDYLDVVDWNTMRPTRVVDESTWLVAAARLGTTRLIDSKWVLEP
- the panB gene encoding 3-methyl-2-oxobutanoate hydroxymethyltransferase: MSERVTAPLFRSMKASGRKIVVVTAYDACTAGLAEAAGVDAILVGDSVGNVALGMPTTLQMSLEAMVHHTAAAARGTSRCLLIADMPFGSYQASDAHAVESAVALVKAGAEAVKVEGAYDDRVRAILRAGIPVMGHLGLTPQSIHAFGGHKVQGKGDDAAAILKAARSLEQAGVFGLVLELVPGQLAEEVTRAVSCPTIGIGAGKECDGQVQVFHDVVGLTRRTYKHAHAFCKGWDVFESALQDYASSVRDGRFPGPENTF